A DNA window from Paenibacillus andongensis contains the following coding sequences:
- a CDS encoding MFS transporter, whose translation MRKYTALFFFIMFMIGTDTFLISPLLPTLQKQFGVSTGIAGWMLGAYTLGSALFALIAGPLSDGWNRRTVLLSGLLGFSVSTILCGFADSFWTMCLFRFLAGVSAAFTAPQVWASIPVIMPASRVPKTMGIAFAGLAASQALGVPIGSWLAVAQWSVPFWTIGIASLLLIAVAFFSLPDMKPTTFERTSILRRYVPLIMSGKARSGFLAYLLLHLGSGTAFAFIGKWMADRFELPIGQIGTVMMFLGFGTLLGSMISSYVTRKLGISNAIVIGMSMLMALYTIMPHLTNLRFVTLIYLIIFSTLGIIFPVVMGALTSLNASIRGTISSLANSTMNSANTLGAWIAGLLYVQFGGYSSIGIFSAICLALSLGTFLFGGVLARKDEHTGQESVSAS comes from the coding sequence ATGCGTAAATATACCGCCCTGTTCTTCTTCATCATGTTTATGATCGGAACCGATACGTTCCTCATCTCGCCCTTGCTCCCGACACTACAGAAGCAATTCGGCGTATCGACGGGAATCGCTGGGTGGATGCTTGGCGCCTATACATTAGGTTCAGCCTTATTCGCTTTGATTGCCGGACCTCTGTCCGACGGTTGGAACCGAAGAACCGTTCTGCTCAGCGGCTTGCTTGGATTCTCCGTCTCGACGATACTTTGCGGCTTCGCGGACAGCTTCTGGACAATGTGCCTATTCCGCTTCCTTGCTGGCGTCAGCGCGGCGTTCACGGCACCGCAGGTCTGGGCATCCATTCCCGTCATCATGCCAGCGTCAAGAGTGCCGAAGACAATGGGTATCGCCTTCGCCGGACTAGCTGCTTCTCAGGCACTTGGCGTGCCCATCGGAAGCTGGCTCGCGGTCGCCCAATGGTCCGTTCCTTTCTGGACGATTGGAATCGCTTCGCTGCTGCTCATCGCCGTTGCCTTCTTCTCATTGCCCGACATGAAGCCTACAACGTTCGAGCGAACGTCAATCCTTCGCCGGTATGTCCCGCTGATCATGAGCGGTAAGGCACGGAGCGGCTTTCTTGCCTACCTGCTACTTCACTTAGGGAGCGGTACTGCATTCGCCTTCATTGGCAAGTGGATGGCCGATCGATTCGAGCTTCCAATTGGACAGATCGGTACTGTGATGATGTTCCTTGGTTTTGGCACACTGTTGGGAAGCATGATTAGCTCTTATGTGACTCGAAAGTTAGGCATTTCGAACGCGATCGTAATAGGAATGTCGATGCTCATGGCACTATACACGATTATGCCCCATCTGACGAACCTCCGTTTCGTGACGTTGATCTATCTGATCATTTTCTCAACCCTCGGGATTATCTTCCCTGTTGTCATGGGGGCGTTAACTTCATTGAACGCCTCCATCCGTGGAACGATCTCCAGCCTGGCCAACTCGACGATGAACAGCGCCAACACACTAGGTGCGTGGATAGCTGGCTTGCTCTATGTACAGTTCGGCGGATATTCATCCATCGGCATCTTCTCCGCGATCTGCTTGGCACTCTCGCTAGGGACCTTCTTGTTCGGAGGTGTTCTTGCGAGAAAAGATGAGCATACAGGCCAGGAATCGGTATCCGCTTCCTAA
- a CDS encoding sensor histidine kinase, with protein sequence MDKMIQSFRFKMIQLFGLSMLFSAIITYMLYKILQLYYYTTKMENPLTRVRYFIRDIGDINFFLLIFIPLSILFFFLLTKRYAAYFHEISYGINQLANGDFNNRVRIPSNDEFGEIARDINLASEKLQKALERGDFAETSKEQLVLNLAHDLRTPLTSVLGYLDFILQDNQLTPEQIKHYTSIAYTKSQRLEKLIDELFEITRMNYGQLTIDKKPIDLSELLIQLNEELYPVFEKNNLTTRLNVTPHLTIWGDGELLARVFENLLSNAIHYGKDGQLIDINCNLDAENVVIQVVNYGDCIPPEELPFIFDMFYTGDKARTHREGSSGLGLSIAKNIVEQHQGTISAQSSLIRTLFEVQFPQRMASEEQRL encoded by the coding sequence ATGGATAAAATGATCCAAAGCTTTCGATTTAAAATGATTCAGCTCTTTGGTTTAAGTATGCTATTTTCCGCCATCATTACCTATATGCTCTATAAAATTCTCCAACTCTATTATTATACGACCAAGATGGAAAATCCATTGACTAGAGTTCGTTATTTTATTAGAGATATTGGCGATATTAACTTCTTTTTACTTATTTTTATTCCTCTCTCTATTTTGTTTTTCTTTCTCCTGACCAAAAGGTATGCGGCATATTTTCATGAAATATCTTACGGAATTAATCAACTTGCAAATGGCGACTTCAATAATCGCGTAAGAATTCCGTCCAATGATGAATTCGGAGAAATTGCGAGAGACATTAATCTAGCAAGCGAAAAATTGCAAAAAGCTTTGGAGAGAGGCGATTTTGCAGAAACCAGTAAGGAACAATTGGTCTTGAATTTGGCTCATGATTTGCGTACGCCGTTGACTTCTGTTTTAGGCTATTTGGATTTCATACTTCAGGATAATCAATTGACTCCAGAACAAATCAAGCACTATACGAGCATTGCTTATACCAAGTCTCAACGTTTAGAGAAGCTCATTGACGAGCTATTCGAAATCACACGAATGAACTATGGGCAGCTTACTATTGATAAAAAACCAATCGATTTGAGCGAGCTTCTCATTCAATTAAACGAGGAATTATATCCTGTTTTTGAGAAAAACAACCTAACAACTCGATTAAATGTGACTCCTCATTTGACTATTTGGGGTGATGGAGAGCTGTTGGCACGCGTATTTGAAAATCTTCTGTCGAATGCCATTCACTATGGAAAAGATGGTCAGCTTATAGACATTAATTGCAATCTTGATGCAGAAAATGTGGTAATTCAAGTGGTTAATTATGGAGATTGCATTCCCCCGGAAGAGCTTCCGTTTATTTTCGATATGTTTTATACGGGTGATAAAGCGCGCACACATCGTGAGGGGAGCTCTGGACTTGGCTTATCCATTGCGAAGAACATTGTAGAGCAGCATCAAGGCACAATTTCGGCCCAAAGCAGTTTAATCCGTACGCTTTTTGAAGTCCAGTTCCCGCAAAGAATGGCATCCGAAGAGCAGCGGCTATAG
- a CDS encoding response regulator transcription factor, producing the protein MKSITILIADDEAEIADLIELHLNKEGYRCIKVANGQEAITTVQTHSIDLAILDIMMPKLNGYEATRQIRAQHHLPIIFLSAKATDLDKITGLVGGADDYVTKPFNPMELVARVNAQLRRSMQFNSSAQANKLTVEAGGLVIYPEERTLFLYGKPIELTPKEFDILYLLARYPKKVFRAETIFQQVWGDAYYEGTNTVMVHIRTLRKKLGEDIHKNKLIKTVWGVGYTFNG; encoded by the coding sequence ATGAAGTCGATCACAATTCTGATAGCAGATGATGAGGCAGAAATTGCCGATCTGATTGAGTTGCATTTAAATAAAGAGGGTTACCGCTGCATTAAAGTTGCAAATGGGCAGGAAGCAATTACTACTGTTCAAACGCATTCCATTGATTTGGCGATATTAGATATCATGATGCCCAAACTGAACGGCTATGAAGCAACAAGGCAAATTCGAGCTCAGCATCATCTGCCTATCATTTTTTTAAGCGCCAAAGCAACCGACCTTGATAAGATTACAGGACTGGTAGGAGGAGCTGATGATTATGTGACCAAACCGTTTAATCCAATGGAATTGGTTGCTCGTGTGAATGCTCAGTTGAGGCGTTCCATGCAGTTCAATTCATCGGCGCAAGCAAACAAACTGACTGTGGAGGCAGGCGGACTCGTCATTTATCCCGAAGAACGCACCCTATTCCTTTACGGCAAGCCGATTGAACTAACTCCAAAAGAGTTTGATATTTTGTATCTACTAGCCAGATATCCAAAGAAAGTTTTTCGTGCGGAAACCATTTTTCAACAGGTGTGGGGCGATGCCTACTATGAAGGTACCAATACGGTCATGGTTCATATTCGTACCTTGCGGAAGAAGCTTGGTGAAGACATTCATAAAAACAAGCTGATTAAAACAGTTTGGGGGGTAGGGTATACATTCAATGGATAA
- a CDS encoding M15 family metallopeptidase, with protein MKTWVIGLVLLLLLGYGFAQHKLKFVNEKPPIKTNQAQEVTTQMKELKVTEDQIFKGNLLLVNKDHPVPPSGEVSKAVNLLEHKELLNGFIVLDKTIQLSPDLVQKFSKMIGAAENDGVSQFLISSGYRDNKEQNKLYQQMGAKYALPAGYSEHNLGLSLDIGSTQAEMSRAPEGKWLKKNAWKFGFILRYPADKTAITGIQSEPWHFRYVGLPHSAIMQEKNFVLEEYLDFLKEKKTFSTIVDHQTYEITYYPVSKSTTIPVPANGHYQISGNNIDGVIVTVYS; from the coding sequence ATGAAGACGTGGGTTATTGGGCTTGTTTTACTTCTACTGCTTGGCTATGGGTTTGCTCAACACAAACTAAAATTCGTTAATGAGAAACCACCGATAAAAACCAATCAAGCGCAAGAGGTAACTACTCAAATGAAAGAGCTTAAAGTAACAGAAGATCAGATTTTTAAAGGCAATTTGTTATTGGTCAATAAGGATCATCCTGTACCTCCAAGCGGCGAAGTGTCCAAAGCGGTCAATCTGCTTGAGCATAAGGAACTGCTGAATGGATTCATTGTGTTGGATAAAACAATTCAGTTGTCACCGGACTTGGTGCAAAAATTTTCGAAAATGATTGGAGCCGCAGAAAATGATGGGGTTAGCCAATTTTTAATAAGCAGTGGTTATCGGGACAATAAAGAACAAAATAAGCTTTATCAACAAATGGGTGCTAAATATGCGTTACCAGCAGGCTACAGCGAACATAATTTAGGTTTATCGCTTGATATTGGATCTACGCAAGCGGAGATGAGTCGAGCCCCTGAAGGAAAGTGGCTTAAAAAAAACGCTTGGAAATTCGGGTTTATTTTGCGTTATCCGGCTGACAAAACTGCAATCACAGGTATTCAGTCAGAGCCGTGGCATTTTCGTTATGTTGGTTTGCCGCACAGTGCAATTATGCAGGAAAAGAACTTTGTCTTGGAAGAATATTTGGATTTCCTGAAAGAAAAGAAGACTTTTTCGACAATTGTAGATCATCAAACCTATGAAATCACTTACTATCCTGTCTCGAAAAGCACAACAATCCCTGTGCCAGCGAATGGGCACTATCAGATATCAGGCAACAATATAGACGGTGTCATTGTGACTGTGTATTCATGA
- a CDS encoding Ger(x)C family spore germination protein — protein sequence MKRIRLVLLGILSMSLLTGCWDQMLFKNVRLILGVGIDKAEGENVLVTFVLPDVSDKKRNAPEIISVTGETAREARGNLGKKLNLVPDGAKNRFLMIGEQLAKNDIYTVLDVYYRDPRSALNAKIGVVEDRAESLLQTGYMRKPNFILNLDKQILSAETFTILPEENIQSICTVLFDPGQDVILPYLAAGDGTPLIKGVALFNSKSLTGTLDTRESKLCLLLADRMGKKAILTLPIPNQPKKIGSKMTFRVFHTKRKLDVNVNKGKVVVTIDLLLKAEAEEFSPDHLDETGQVSKLNEFFSKELTQEAQKIIQKLQKANCDVFGIGRRIIAFHPNYWKSVDWDSTYPTITIQPNVKIEISRPGIIF from the coding sequence ATGAAAAGAATCCGGCTAGTATTACTCGGTATACTTTCCATGAGTCTCTTAACTGGTTGTTGGGATCAAATGTTATTTAAAAACGTTCGTTTAATTCTAGGGGTAGGTATTGACAAAGCAGAAGGTGAAAATGTACTAGTCACCTTTGTCTTACCGGATGTCTCGGATAAGAAGAGAAATGCACCCGAAATCATATCGGTTACTGGTGAAACTGCTCGAGAAGCAAGAGGTAACTTAGGGAAAAAACTAAATTTGGTTCCGGACGGGGCCAAGAACCGATTTCTTATGATTGGAGAACAGCTGGCGAAGAATGATATCTATACGGTTCTGGATGTTTATTATCGCGATCCAAGAAGTGCTTTAAACGCCAAGATTGGAGTTGTCGAAGATCGCGCCGAATCACTTTTGCAAACAGGATATATGAGAAAGCCAAATTTCATCTTGAACCTGGATAAGCAAATTCTTAGCGCAGAAACATTCACGATCCTTCCAGAAGAAAATATTCAATCGATTTGTACCGTTTTATTTGACCCTGGACAAGATGTGATTTTGCCTTATCTGGCAGCGGGGGATGGAACCCCTCTTATTAAGGGAGTAGCTTTGTTTAACAGTAAATCCTTAACAGGGACACTAGACACTAGAGAGTCAAAACTCTGTTTGTTATTAGCTGATCGAATGGGTAAAAAAGCAATCCTGACATTACCTATTCCTAATCAACCGAAGAAAATAGGCAGCAAAATGACATTTCGTGTATTTCATACAAAACGGAAATTAGATGTTAATGTAAATAAAGGCAAGGTCGTGGTCACCATTGATTTGCTGCTAAAGGCAGAAGCGGAGGAATTCTCTCCGGATCATTTAGATGAAACCGGACAAGTTTCCAAATTGAACGAGTTTTTCTCAAAAGAGCTAACACAAGAAGCTCAGAAGATCATTCAGAAGCTGCAGAAGGCTAATTGCGACGTCTTTGGAATAGGCAGAAGGATCATTGCCTTCCATCCGAATTATTGGAAAAGTGTGGATTGGGACAGCACCTATCCGACTATTACAATTCAACCAAACGTTAAGATTGAAATATCGAGACCTGGAATTATTTTTTAG
- a CDS encoding GerAB/ArcD/ProY family transporter, translating into MSVEKDRISNKQLAFFTIQTAIGEGALTVPFSVHSEASIDGWISMLLAGFATHLVIILIWMICRKYPKMTMIEFLPQMVGKFAGHLLSVLYIIYFIGIASVILMNYCRIINAWIFPTTPKWVIMTLMMATSYYLAKEKLKIIARFETLVSILLIIIIILIIFPISKGNPLYIFPIGQSGLGNMMKGMREAVITLAGFELLLMVYPQVKGKDGEILKTMLISYTFVTLFYVLIILSCFMFFSPMELKIIPEPVLYMLKAFSFRIVERSDLLFLSLWVVIVMTSIVNYVFLASTGITQILKVENSSKVTLLVVVVCLLLALLPHNFLFIIKLNKWFSYFALFMIYLIPLPLLLLLSILRGRRKAAE; encoded by the coding sequence ATGAGCGTAGAAAAAGATAGGATCTCCAATAAGCAGTTGGCTTTTTTCACGATACAAACAGCGATAGGAGAGGGAGCTTTAACCGTTCCTTTTAGTGTTCACTCTGAAGCATCTATAGACGGATGGATCTCCATGCTGCTTGCAGGATTTGCGACCCACCTAGTTATTATCTTGATATGGATGATTTGCAGGAAATATCCAAAGATGACGATGATCGAATTTCTCCCCCAAATGGTAGGGAAATTTGCAGGTCATCTTCTTAGTGTTCTTTATATTATTTATTTTATTGGAATAGCAAGCGTGATCCTTATGAATTACTGCCGAATCATTAATGCCTGGATTTTCCCGACGACACCGAAATGGGTCATTATGACATTAATGATGGCTACCAGTTATTATCTAGCCAAAGAAAAATTGAAAATAATTGCCCGATTTGAAACTCTGGTTTCTATACTTCTAATTATTATTATCATATTGATCATCTTCCCTATTAGCAAAGGAAACCCTTTGTATATTTTTCCCATAGGTCAATCAGGGCTTGGTAATATGATGAAAGGTATGAGAGAAGCGGTTATTACGCTGGCCGGTTTTGAGCTTTTGCTCATGGTTTACCCTCAAGTCAAGGGGAAAGACGGAGAAATATTAAAAACGATGTTGATATCATACACGTTTGTCACCCTATTTTACGTATTAATAATCCTGTCATGCTTTATGTTTTTCAGTCCGATGGAGCTCAAAATCATTCCAGAGCCTGTTCTATACATGCTTAAGGCATTTTCTTTCAGGATTGTAGAAAGATCGGACTTACTGTTTTTATCGCTTTGGGTTGTGATCGTTATGACGTCTATTGTCAATTATGTTTTTCTAGCTTCAACAGGGATAACCCAAATATTGAAAGTAGAAAACAGTTCTAAGGTGACTTTGCTGGTCGTTGTGGTTTGCTTGCTGCTTGCTCTGCTACCGCATAATTTTCTGTTTATCATCAAGCTCAATAAATGGTTTTCTTATTTCGCGTTGTTCATGATCTATTTGATACCCTTACCATTATTATTATTATTGAGCATTCTAAGAGGAAGGAGGAAGGCAGCGGAATGA
- a CDS encoding spore germination protein, with product MGLSTLQERKSYFQSLLHNSEDLIIQSLSWNQRQINLIYLATLTDQHEILDKIIFPLKRFKEGEFLDAIPLDQLQITCLIEQAGEAILNGGCVVDCESETDFYIFHTSSSIGRSITEPINEKVFGDSHEGFIERLNTNLHLIRRKVVNKDLVIRYFMVGMETNTRLAMVYIESLANPEIVSDLEMRLTSIRIDYIASMGFVEQLIEDAPFSPFPQILSTERVDRAAANLMEGRIAVLSEGSAKAIILPINFFAFYQSPDDYNARWINGSFFRVLRVSSFFIAITLPAAYISVVSFHFETIPNELVLLMQSAVLEIPFPPIIEALLMEITIEMLREAGLRLHTAVGQTIGIVGGLVIGDAIVKAGLVSNVMIIVVASTALASFVVPSHEFRETVRFLRFPMMLLAATFGFLGITFGFTCILIHLCKLEGFGTPYFYPLSPFKWRDLKDSLVRLPIWKMNRRPADSLPQKKLRELFSRGWVKHERRKR from the coding sequence ATGGGGCTTTCGACGCTACAAGAAAGAAAAAGTTATTTTCAGTCACTGTTACACAATTCGGAAGATCTGATCATACAATCATTGAGTTGGAATCAACGACAAATTAATTTGATTTATCTGGCAACCTTAACCGATCAACATGAGATCCTGGATAAGATCATCTTTCCATTGAAACGATTCAAAGAAGGCGAGTTTCTAGACGCCATCCCTCTGGATCAGCTGCAAATTACTTGCTTAATCGAACAAGCGGGGGAAGCCATTTTGAATGGCGGCTGTGTTGTCGATTGTGAAAGTGAGACTGATTTCTACATCTTTCATACATCCTCTTCAATAGGACGAAGCATCACAGAGCCAATCAATGAGAAGGTGTTTGGTGATTCGCATGAAGGATTTATTGAAAGGTTAAATACGAACCTTCATCTGATTCGAAGAAAAGTGGTTAACAAGGATTTAGTGATTCGTTATTTCATGGTAGGCATGGAGACGAACACACGTCTGGCGATGGTTTACATCGAGTCATTGGCGAATCCAGAAATTGTTAGCGACTTAGAAATGCGATTAACATCGATCCGTATCGATTATATTGCTTCCATGGGTTTTGTGGAGCAGCTCATTGAAGATGCCCCTTTCTCTCCATTTCCACAAATATTAAGTACCGAAAGAGTGGACAGAGCAGCAGCCAATTTGATGGAGGGAAGAATTGCCGTCTTATCCGAAGGATCAGCGAAAGCGATTATTTTACCTATCAATTTCTTTGCTTTTTATCAGTCACCTGATGATTATAATGCTCGTTGGATTAACGGAAGCTTCTTCCGTGTGTTACGGGTTTCCAGTTTCTTCATTGCCATTACCCTACCAGCTGCATACATTTCAGTTGTCTCTTTTCATTTTGAGACCATCCCGAATGAATTGGTGCTTCTCATGCAAAGTGCCGTACTGGAAATTCCGTTTCCTCCAATTATTGAAGCTCTATTGATGGAAATAACCATTGAAATGTTAAGAGAAGCAGGATTGCGCTTACATACTGCCGTAGGGCAAACCATCGGTATTGTTGGAGGGCTTGTTATTGGAGATGCCATCGTGAAAGCGGGGCTGGTGTCCAATGTCATGATTATTGTGGTAGCATCGACGGCGCTTGCCTCATTTGTTGTGCCATCCCATGAGTTCAGAGAGACGGTGCGTTTTCTGCGTTTTCCGATGATGCTTTTGGCTGCTACTTTCGGCTTTTTGGGAATTACATTCGGATTTACATGTATTTTGATCCACTTGTGCAAATTAGAGGGGTTTGGAACGCCCTATTTTTACCCCTTATCTCCATTCAAATGGAGGGATTTGAAAGACTCTCTCGTCCGGTTGCCCATTTGGAAAATGAACCGGCGTCCTGCGGACAGTCTTCCCCAAAAAAAGCTGCGGGAATTATTTTCTAGGGGATGGGTGAAGCATGAGCGTAGAAAAAGATAG
- a CDS encoding YjcZ family sporulation protein produces MSGVGYGDGYGYGRSSAFVLVLFILLVIITSAFVI; encoded by the coding sequence ATGAGTGGAGTAGGTTATGGAGACGGTTATGGTTATGGACGTTCAAGCGCATTTGTTTTAGTTCTTTTTATTCTTTTGGTCATCATCACATCAGCTTTTGTCATTTAA
- the moaA gene encoding GTP 3',8-cyclase MoaA has translation MENVVLDKLHRPLRDLRISVTDRCNFRCRYCMPEEIFGPDYSFLPDDNILSFDEIDRLARIFVSLGVKKLRITGGEPLLRKDLPTLIKRLKQIEGVEDIALTTNGSLLKKFAGDLFNSGLSRVTVSLDSLDEERFAYMNGNRSRVQTVLEGMQAASEAGMKVKVNMVVQKGKNDQDIIPMAQYFKEKEYTLRFIEYMDVGNSNDWKLDEVMSKQEILKIIHDSMPIEPVLANYHGEVASRYRYVDSDQEIGIISSVTDSFCSSCTRARISAEGKLYTCLFASGGYDLKNLLRSGQSDQSVTDTIRAIWNNRSDRYSDERLSHTHHKSSPKVEMSHIGG, from the coding sequence ATGGAAAATGTCGTGCTGGATAAATTGCATCGCCCTTTAAGGGATTTGCGAATATCGGTTACCGATCGCTGTAATTTTCGCTGTCGGTACTGTATGCCTGAGGAAATATTCGGTCCTGACTACTCTTTTTTGCCTGATGATAACATTTTATCGTTTGATGAGATTGATAGATTGGCACGGATTTTCGTCTCTTTAGGTGTAAAAAAACTGCGTATTACCGGTGGAGAGCCTTTGCTGCGTAAAGATCTCCCCACACTTATAAAACGTCTAAAGCAAATCGAAGGCGTAGAGGACATTGCTTTAACCACGAATGGTTCATTACTAAAGAAATTTGCAGGTGATCTATTCAATTCCGGTTTATCCCGGGTGACTGTGAGTTTGGATTCACTAGATGAAGAGCGTTTTGCTTATATGAACGGAAATAGAAGCAGGGTGCAAACGGTTCTGGAAGGCATGCAGGCTGCGTCAGAAGCGGGAATGAAAGTGAAAGTAAACATGGTTGTCCAAAAAGGAAAAAATGACCAGGATATCATTCCGATGGCGCAATACTTCAAAGAGAAGGAGTATACCCTTCGGTTTATTGAATATATGGATGTTGGAAACTCCAATGATTGGAAGTTGGATGAAGTCATGTCCAAACAAGAGATTTTAAAGATCATTCACGATTCGATGCCAATTGAACCCGTCCTTGCGAATTATCACGGAGAAGTGGCATCCCGCTATCGTTACGTTGACAGTGATCAGGAAATAGGAATTATTTCGTCAGTGACAGATTCCTTCTGTTCTTCCTGTACAAGAGCCCGTATTTCAGCTGAGGGAAAGCTGTATACATGCTTATTTGCTTCTGGAGGTTATGATCTTAAAAATCTGCTCCGCAGTGGGCAATCGGATCAGTCTGTTACCGATACGATTCGTGCCATTTGGAATAACCGTTCCGACCGTTACTCGGACGAGAGATTAAGTCATACCCATCATAAGTCATCTCCTAAAGTAGAAATGTCGCATATCGGGGGATAA
- the fdhD gene encoding formate dehydrogenase accessory sulfurtransferase FdhD, with translation MKPIEVKRGILRFVNGHAEEAQDSIVTEYPVTVKINGQEFVTMVCTPEYIEDMVIGFLASEGIIKKYNDIENIWLQERDGFVHVTTTTFNPYTLDFQSKRYITSCCGMSRQGFVFVNDALTAKKMEDIRVKVSIDDCFRLMNEMQQSADTFRHTGGVHNAALCDTNGIVLSRMDIGRHNALDKIYGYCLKNDIPIGDKIIVFSGRISSEILLKVAKIGCEVILSKSAPTELALELAEQLGITTIGFIRNQSLNVYTCPKRIINI, from the coding sequence ATGAAACCAATCGAGGTGAAAAGGGGAATCCTCCGTTTTGTTAATGGTCATGCCGAGGAAGCCCAGGATAGCATTGTAACGGAATATCCAGTTACGGTGAAAATTAACGGACAAGAATTTGTTACTATGGTGTGTACGCCAGAATATATAGAAGATATGGTCATTGGATTTTTGGCTTCAGAAGGCATTATCAAGAAATACAATGATATCGAAAACATATGGTTACAGGAGAGAGATGGATTTGTCCATGTGACAACAACAACATTCAATCCGTATACCCTCGATTTTCAAAGTAAACGATATATTACCTCTTGCTGCGGGATGAGCAGACAAGGCTTTGTTTTTGTTAACGATGCATTGACAGCCAAGAAGATGGAGGATATTCGTGTAAAAGTTTCCATCGATGATTGTTTTCGCTTAATGAATGAGATGCAGCAATCTGCTGATACTTTTCGTCATACGGGCGGGGTCCACAATGCAGCCTTGTGTGACACTAACGGAATTGTTTTAAGCCGGATGGACATAGGCAGACATAATGCACTGGACAAAATATATGGATATTGTTTAAAGAATGACATTCCCATCGGAGATAAAATTATCGTATTTAGTGGCCGTATTTCTTCCGAAATTTTATTGAAAGTAGCCAAAATAGGCTGTGAAGTGATATTGTCCAAGTCGGCTCCGACTGAATTGGCTTTAGAACTTGCGGAACAATTGGGAATCACTACGATTGGTTTTATCCGTAATCAGTCGCTAAACGTGTACACGTGTCCGAAGAGAATTATAAATATTTGA